From Rutidosis leptorrhynchoides isolate AG116_Rl617_1_P2 chromosome 3, CSIRO_AGI_Rlap_v1, whole genome shotgun sequence, a single genomic window includes:
- the LOC139897704 gene encoding large ribosomal subunit protein eL34-like: MVQRLTYRKRHSYATKSNQHRVVKTPGGKLVYQTTKKRASGPKCPVTGKRIQGIPHLRPAEYRRSRLSRNRRTVNRAYGGVLSAGAVRERIIRAFLVEEQKIVKKVLKIQKAKEKTKA; encoded by the exons ATGGTGCAACGATTGACGTACCGTAAACGCCACAGTTATGCCACCAAATCAAACCAACATCGGGTTGTTAAAACCCCTG GTGGTAAGTTGGTGTATCAGACTACAAAGAAGAGGGCAAGTGGACCTAAATGTCCAGTTACTGGCAAGAGAATCCAAGGG ATTCCTCACTTGAGACCTGCTGAATACAGGAGGTCAAGATTATCACGTAACAGGAGAACTGTTAATCGTGCTTATGGTGGTGTCCTTTCTGCAGGTGCCGTAAGGGAAAG GATCATAAGGGCCTTTTTGGTTGAAGAACAAAAGATTGTGAAGAAGGTCTTGAAGATCCAAAAGGCAAAAGAAAAGACCAAGGCTTAG